The genomic window CGAGGCCAGGCTGGTGCTGGAGGGCAGGATCCTCTGCAACAAGGCCTTGGGCGTCCGTCCGGGCGCGGGCAATGATGTCCTCATGCTCCAGGACCCGAAGCAATTTCAGTGTGGAACGTCCGCCGGATTGCGAGGCCCCGAGGATGTCGCCTTCACGGCGCAGCTTCAAATCTTCCTGGGAAAGCTCAAAACCATCGGTGGTGGATGCCACTGCTTCAAGTCGTCGACGACTCGGGTGGCCCGGTTCCAAGGTGGTCACCAACAAGCAGGTACCTGGCAGTCCGCCACGGCCAACACGGCCGCGGAGCTGGTGGAGTTGCGAAATTCCGAAACGGTCCGCGTCCAGAATCACCATCAACGTGGCGTTGTGGACGTCCACGCCCACCTCGATGACGGTGGTGGAAACCAGCACCTTGACCTGGTTGGCCGCGAACGACGCCATGGTTTCGGTCTTCAACTGAGGGTCCTGCCGGCCATGGAGCGGCGCCACGGGGACACCGGACAGCGAGGGCTCCTGCAGCAGGCTCTCGACGACGGCAGCCACCGATGCGAGCTCGCGCGCGGATCCTTCGTCCGAGAGGTCAGAGTCGCTTGGTTCGGCTTCTCCGGGACTGAAGTCGCCGTCGTCGTCCGTTCCGATCTTGGGACACACCACATACACCTGATGGCCCGACTCAACTTCTTCACGCGACCGCTTCCAGATGCGGTCCACCCAGCCGGGGTTCTCCGCGAGCCCCACCACATGCGTGGAGATGGGAGCGCGACCGGCAGGAAGCTCATCCAGGATCGAAGTTTCAAGGTCTCCGAAAACCGTCATGGCCACGGTCCGGGGAATAGGGGTTGCCGTCATGACCAGCAGATGCGGCGGGCGCTGGGCCTTGGCCCGGAGGGCGTCCCGCTGTTCCACGCCGAAACGGTGCTGCTCATCGACCACAATCAGGCCAAGGTCCTGGAAGCTGGTCTTGTCACTAAGCAAGGCATGGGTGCCAATGACGATCCCGGCATTTCCCGAGGCAGCGTCCAACATGGCCTGCCTGCGGACCGCCGTCGGCATGGAGCCTGTCAGCAACGTCACCTGGACCGAGTCCGGCCCGGCGTCCCCGCCGAGCATTCCTGCCCCGCCAAAGACATCGTCCCGTGCCAAAACCCCCAAGGTCCTGCGGATCGAGTGGAAATGCTGGGCGGCCAGAACTTCGGTTGGTGCCAGCAAAGCGGCCTGGCCTCCGGCATCGACAACCTGCAACATGGCCCGGAGGGCAACAATGGTCTTTCCAGACCCTACTTCCCCCTGCAACAGCCGGTTCATGGGTGTATCCCGGGCCAGTTCTTCAGCGAGCGTCTTCCCGACGGCGGACTGGCCGGCAGTGAGGGTGAACGGCAGGTTCCGGTCGAAGCTGCTGAGCAATCCGTCCGGGCGGGGACGGCGGGCAGTGGCTTCCTCCGCTGCGAGCTGGGCCCGCCGCCTGGCCAAGGCTGTCTGCAGAACCAGTGCTTCCTGGTATCTGAAGCGCTCCTGCGCCCGCTGCCAGTCCTTCGCCGTCTCCGGCGAATGGATCAGGCGGTAGGCTTCGGCCACGCTGAGCAGCCCATCCCTGCGGACGATGCTTGCAGGAAGCGGATCTTCCAGGGCATCGAGATCCATGGTTTGGAGCAGGGCCGTGATCACCTTATGGATTGACCAGCTGGTGAGTTTGGCGGTTGCCGGGTAGACCGGAATCGGCATGGCGGCAAGCTTTTCCGGGTCCATGGAACCTTCGGCTTCAGGGTCCTCATCCAGCAACAGAAAATCCGGATTGGTCAGGCCCAGCGCACCACCGTAGCGGGTCACCTTGCCGGAGAACATGGCCCTGCGGCCGGCCTGAAGTTCCGCCTTGGCCCTGAAACCATTGAAGAAGCTGACTTTCAGGGTGCCCGGAGCCCCGCTTCCACCGGCTTCATCGGTCACCACGACGTCGGTAATGGAGCCGCGTCGTGCCCGCATCTGGCGCGTCGTGTTGGACAGGACCCGGGCAATCAGGGTGACTTCTTCATCCAGCGGAAGGTTGCTGATGGGCGTCAGCTCCCCACGGCTCAGATACCGGCGCGGGAAATAGTTCAGCAAGGCACCGGTAGTTTTGAGCCCCAAGTGCTTCTCGATGACTGCTGCAGACCTCTTGCCGATCCTGCGCTCGAGGGGAAGTTCCAGCTCAGTAATCATGCCGTGACTGGCCTGTAATGCCGGACTCCTGCGGGTCACCGGACTCAGCTTCGGCTGGCCTGTGGCCGCCGGTGCCGGGCAGGGCCAGTTGGCTGACAGCGATGTCCGTGGGCTCCCCCAGGGATCGAATCAGCGCTACTGCCGGCTCGGGGTCCGGAACGTGAACGTGGACCCTCCACCGGTAGCTGGCTTCAACCGTGGATTCCTCGTCATCATCATCCTGGCTCCGTGCGCCGCCCACTTGGCTCATGATGACCGAATCACCCATCTCATCAAGACGCTGCCTCAGGATGGCTGCGTTCAAAGGGGACAGGTTGATGGTGCACATGACCTCCACACCATCATCGGCCGGCATACGCTCGTGGATGTGCGGGTCCTGCAGCTTATACCCGTGAAGACCGTCCAGGAGTTCGTCCTGGAGTTCTTCGCCCAGAACCGCCGCCCGCAGGCAATCGAGGATCAGCAGCATGCCAACGCCACCGGCATCCACCACGCGGGCTTCCTGGAGCTGGGCGAGCTCGCCCTCAGTACGGATGACGGCCTGGTAGGCAGCTTCCACAACGGCATCGAGTGCAAGGCCAAGGGCGTGATTGCTGTCGTCTGCGTTCTGCGAGGCGTCCACGGCCTGCGCGGCGTCCGATGCCGCTTCCAGGACCGAGAGCATCGTTCCGGCTACAGGCTCACTAAGCGCTGACCAGGCGCGGATCTGGGCCCGGTTCAGGGCTGTTGCCAGCAAGGGCGCACTGAGCCGGGATTTACCGGCCAGTGGCTCGGCAGCAGCACAGAGGAAGACCGCGAACAGCGTGCCCGAATTGCCCCGGGCCTGCTCCATGGCAGCTTGGCCTGCACGTGAGAGGACCGCGCCGACGTCGTTGCCCGTTTCCGTTGTACCCGTTTCCGTGGTGTCCGGGGCGGTGCCGCCCAAGGCGGAAACCGCGGCACGGACTGTGAGATAGAGATTGGTGCCGGTATCGCCGTCGGCTACAGGAAAGATGTTGATCGCGTTGAGGCGATCGCTGTGGTTGCCGAGGACCACCTCCGCCTTGCCGAGCCAGCGTTTCATGGCGTGCGCATTCGCGGCGATCTTAGTCTGCAAAGTGATCCCATCCAACGGTGTCAACAGCTTGCCCGGCAATCCGGACGCCCCTGCCTGGCGGCTCGACAACGGCTTCAACTGAGCCTATCGCAGTGAACCCCGCCGGTAGCTGAATTCCGGCTGGGAAGGTGGCCAGCAATCC from Arthrobacter sp. StoSoilB20 includes these protein-coding regions:
- a CDS encoding ATP-dependent DNA helicase RecG, whose translation is MITELELPLERRIGKRSAAVIEKHLGLKTTGALLNYFPRRYLSRGELTPISNLPLDEEVTLIARVLSNTTRQMRARRGSITDVVVTDEAGGSGAPGTLKVSFFNGFRAKAELQAGRRAMFSGKVTRYGGALGLTNPDFLLLDEDPEAEGSMDPEKLAAMPIPVYPATAKLTSWSIHKVITALLQTMDLDALEDPLPASIVRRDGLLSVAEAYRLIHSPETAKDWQRAQERFRYQEALVLQTALARRRAQLAAEEATARRPRPDGLLSSFDRNLPFTLTAGQSAVGKTLAEELARDTPMNRLLQGEVGSGKTIVALRAMLQVVDAGGQAALLAPTEVLAAQHFHSIRRTLGVLARDDVFGGAGMLGGDAGPDSVQVTLLTGSMPTAVRRQAMLDAASGNAGIVIGTHALLSDKTSFQDLGLIVVDEQHRFGVEQRDALRAKAQRPPHLLVMTATPIPRTVAMTVFGDLETSILDELPAGRAPISTHVVGLAENPGWVDRIWKRSREEVESGHQVYVVCPKIGTDDDGDFSPGEAEPSDSDLSDEGSARELASVAAVVESLLQEPSLSGVPVAPLHGRQDPQLKTETMASFAANQVKVLVSTTVIEVGVDVHNATLMVILDADRFGISQLHQLRGRVGRGGLPGTCLLVTTLEPGHPSRRRLEAVASTTDGFELSQEDLKLRREGDILGASQSGGRSTLKLLRVLEHEDIIARARTDAQGLVAEDPALQHQPGLASAIDEYLNPEKEAFLERG
- a CDS encoding DAK2 domain-containing protein; amino-acid sequence: MKRWLGKAEVVLGNHSDRLNAINIFPVADGDTGTNLYLTVRAAVSALGGTAPDTTETGTTETGNDVGAVLSRAGQAAMEQARGNSGTLFAVFLCAAAEPLAGKSRLSAPLLATALNRAQIRAWSALSEPVAGTMLSVLEAASDAAQAVDASQNADDSNHALGLALDAVVEAAYQAVIRTEGELAQLQEARVVDAGGVGMLLILDCLRAAVLGEELQDELLDGLHGYKLQDPHIHERMPADDGVEVMCTINLSPLNAAILRQRLDEMGDSVIMSQVGGARSQDDDDEESTVEASYRWRVHVHVPDPEPAVALIRSLGEPTDIAVSQLALPGTGGHRPAEAESGDPQESGITGQSRHDY